The following coding sequences lie in one Pseudorasbora parva isolate DD20220531a chromosome 18, ASM2467924v1, whole genome shotgun sequence genomic window:
- the LOC137046890 gene encoding serine/threonine-protein kinase pim-2-like isoform X2, with translation MGQRLSRKENAKEGGECVHCVNLCTPLTPTDHKAEHHPRPDETPVGIGEGGEQERREKEKKKKKKRNFRKLVASFFCLSCPKSTIVQGAQVEQGLVEEDTDEPPSRSCTEDQTSLQDVILTVEDNDHQEPPSSSPELSPATDDDQQVEDVLSQDQDSPASLSVGEISPHLLRQLDRDEIKRIEYHIGWKYASGKKIGKGGFGSVFEGTRCKDGLQVAVKLTAKTKNTPYISLPNHHRPVPLEVALTLMANQGPRCRHIIELLDWQDHPDKYVMILERPLPCMDMHRFWMNKGRLFSEELARHLMCQVIDAAAICCSRGVFHRDVKMQNLLVNTETLEVKLIDFGCGDRLISSSYKTYSGTERYCPPEYFEKGEYYGKQATVWSLGVLLFTMITSLFPDSSDIELMDADDWFQPGFSDECCRFIRGCLKSEPEQRLHLEEMLSQDWFKVPL, from the exons ATGGGACAGCGACTATCTCGTAAAGAGAACGCTAAGGAAGGTGGTGAGTGCGTGCACTGTGTAAATCTCTGTACACCACTGACACCCACCGACCACAAGGCGGAGCACCACCCTCGTCCTGACGAGACGCCTGTGGGTATCGGTGAGGGAGGCGAGCAGGAGAGAAGggagaaggagaagaagaaaaagaagaagaggaacTTTCGAAAGTTGGTTGCCTCTTTCTTTTGTTTGTCTTGCCCCAAATCTACCATAGTTCAGGGTGCTCAGGTGGAACAGGGTTTGGTGGAAGAGGACACTGATGAACCCCCATCCAGGAGCTGTACTGAAG ATCAGACTTCTCTACAGGACGTCATCCTTACTGTAGAGGACAATGATCATCAGGAACCTCCTTCCAGTAGTCCTGAACTCTCTCCTGCTACTGATGATGACCAGCAAGTGGAGGACGTCCTGTCTCAAGATCAGGACAGTCCAGCCAGTCTGTCAGTGGGTGAGATCTCACCACATCTGCTGAGACAGCTGGACCGTGATGAGATCAAGAGGATCGAGT acCACATTGGCTGGAAATACGCCAGCGGCAAGAAGATAGGGAAAGGAGGATTCGGCTCTGTCTTTGAAGGGACCAGATGCAAAGATGGCCTTCAGGTTGCTGTGAAATTGACAGCAAAAACAAAGAACACCCCATACATCAGCCTT CCTAACCATCACAGACCAGTTCCTCTTGAGGTGGCCCTGACACTCATGGCCAATCAAGGGCCCAGATGTCGCCACATCATAGAGCTGCTGGACTGGCAGGACCATCCTGACAAGTACGTCATGATCTTGGAGCGCCCGTTGCCCTGCATGGACATGCACAGGTTTTGGATGAATAAAGGCAGACTCTTCAGTGAGGAGTTGGCGCGTCACCTAATGTGTCAGGTGATTGACGCTGCTGCCATCTGCTGTTCCCGGGGAGTCTTCCACAGGGATGTCAAGATGCAGAACCTCCTGGTCAACACAGAGACACTAGAGGTCAAATTGATTGATTTCGGCTGTGGGGACCGCCTGATAAGCTCATCCTACAAAACCTACTCTG GAACAGAAAGGTACTGCCCCCCAGAGTATTTTGAAAAGGGAGAGTACTATGGGAAGCAGGCAACGGTGTGGTCGCTGGGGGTGCTGCTGTTTACTATGATTACCAGCCTTTTCCCAGACAGCAGCGACATCGAGTTGATGGATGCCGATGACTGGTTCCAGCCGGGCTTCTCAGATG
- the LOC137046890 gene encoding serine/threonine-protein kinase pim-2-like isoform X1, with product MGQRLSRKENAKEGGECVHCVNLCTPLTPTDHKAEHHPRPDETPVGIGEGGEQERREKEKKKKKKRNFRKLVASFFCLSCPKSTIVQGAQVEQGLVEEDTDEPPSRSCTEDQTSLQDVILTVEDNDHQEPPSSSPELSPATDDDQQVEDVLSQDQDSPASLSVGEISPHLLRQLDRDEIKRIEYHIGWKYASGKKIGKGGFGSVFEGTRCKDGLQVAVKLTAKTKNTPYISLPNHHRPVPLEVALTLMANQGPRCRHIIELLDWQDHPDKYVMILERPLPCMDMHRFWMNKGRLFSEELARHLMCQVIDAAAICCSRGVFHRDVKMQNLLVNTETLEVKLIDFGCGDRLISSSYKTYSGTERYCPPEYFEKGEYYGKQATVWSLGVLLFTMITSLFPDSSDIELMDADDWFQPGFSDECCRFIRGCLKSEPEQRLHLEEMLSQDWFKVLSLT from the exons ATGGGACAGCGACTATCTCGTAAAGAGAACGCTAAGGAAGGTGGTGAGTGCGTGCACTGTGTAAATCTCTGTACACCACTGACACCCACCGACCACAAGGCGGAGCACCACCCTCGTCCTGACGAGACGCCTGTGGGTATCGGTGAGGGAGGCGAGCAGGAGAGAAGggagaaggagaagaagaaaaagaagaagaggaacTTTCGAAAGTTGGTTGCCTCTTTCTTTTGTTTGTCTTGCCCCAAATCTACCATAGTTCAGGGTGCTCAGGTGGAACAGGGTTTGGTGGAAGAGGACACTGATGAACCCCCATCCAGGAGCTGTACTGAAG ATCAGACTTCTCTACAGGACGTCATCCTTACTGTAGAGGACAATGATCATCAGGAACCTCCTTCCAGTAGTCCTGAACTCTCTCCTGCTACTGATGATGACCAGCAAGTGGAGGACGTCCTGTCTCAAGATCAGGACAGTCCAGCCAGTCTGTCAGTGGGTGAGATCTCACCACATCTGCTGAGACAGCTGGACCGTGATGAGATCAAGAGGATCGAGT acCACATTGGCTGGAAATACGCCAGCGGCAAGAAGATAGGGAAAGGAGGATTCGGCTCTGTCTTTGAAGGGACCAGATGCAAAGATGGCCTTCAGGTTGCTGTGAAATTGACAGCAAAAACAAAGAACACCCCATACATCAGCCTT CCTAACCATCACAGACCAGTTCCTCTTGAGGTGGCCCTGACACTCATGGCCAATCAAGGGCCCAGATGTCGCCACATCATAGAGCTGCTGGACTGGCAGGACCATCCTGACAAGTACGTCATGATCTTGGAGCGCCCGTTGCCCTGCATGGACATGCACAGGTTTTGGATGAATAAAGGCAGACTCTTCAGTGAGGAGTTGGCGCGTCACCTAATGTGTCAGGTGATTGACGCTGCTGCCATCTGCTGTTCCCGGGGAGTCTTCCACAGGGATGTCAAGATGCAGAACCTCCTGGTCAACACAGAGACACTAGAGGTCAAATTGATTGATTTCGGCTGTGGGGACCGCCTGATAAGCTCATCCTACAAAACCTACTCTG GAACAGAAAGGTACTGCCCCCCAGAGTATTTTGAAAAGGGAGAGTACTATGGGAAGCAGGCAACGGTGTGGTCGCTGGGGGTGCTGCTGTTTACTATGATTACCAGCCTTTTCCCAGACAGCAGCGACATCGAGTTGATGGATGCCGATGACTGGTTCCAGCCGGGCTTCTCAGATG